A window of Rubricoccus marinus contains these coding sequences:
- a CDS encoding GumC family protein, translating into MQDRPTPSPQRPDRSGPASPSSGDVHDAVFEEIVFDPTPMEEWRAPELVEPLPESSGDGAAVPNAERADAPRLAAEPDATAMDYDEREGFRIDSPEAYPATGAAGAALAPIQRSLPAAPQTASGAPPAPPLPPARTEARRAFRDRMQMLSRHKWLILGIFLATLGAFALYTALAPREYTAYSLLLINPDEDAEVSAQEDPNRVLNQALILQENPLIARQTAQAILDEPGAETLSVVREAAAEYEAPVDAANLGEYLQQEIVSVGPAREEVDALKVEAVAHDPREAAKIARVYTNEYLAMTRQSNRADLSETRELLEGQVMTRQGELSEIESQLQAFMTRENAAGLQIQTQNTVSQIGQLESGLDLAQAEISQRSATLAQLEREAASIQPRLAESANTGASNAQSAEVQTEITRYEGLLAQALRANPDLRGDPNAHPDTRALNQRIQGLKAEQRRLAQERASGVVNSNGLDLSSSGSNGASYVADLQRRIADERSALQGARARASSLSSRLGEARGELRAKPGQEVRLSQLERRRAMASEALVELERELAKTEMAEGTELAVASVLREVQEPRKPSSPNVLLNLILGSVLGLLLGLGAAALRYTTDSRIHTPGDLEGAGFTVVGTVPDLTDQLRKGRKTVDGIPVHPGMVTITEAFAPEAEAFRHLHAALNAGAASPQVVLVGAPEAGVGKSLVAANLAAAGAQAGRRVLLIDADLRTPAVGALLGLGESPALGTGGQDLNVVYWSTVVPGLFAVTARETPDAPGQAWAPERVGELLGNLRHTFDLILIDTPPALRTADAALLAPYADAALLVAEAGESDIDAMSHVAGELAGAGLSRVGAVLNRFVPSRAVGHKKTQGARFSTPKARATQQQADPHQKALTA; encoded by the coding sequence ATGCAGGACCGCCCGACCCCTTCGCCCCAGCGCCCGGACCGATCTGGACCGGCCAGCCCGTCCTCCGGCGACGTCCACGACGCCGTCTTCGAGGAGATCGTTTTCGATCCCACGCCCATGGAGGAGTGGCGCGCGCCCGAACTCGTCGAGCCCCTGCCCGAGTCCTCTGGCGACGGCGCCGCCGTGCCCAACGCCGAGCGCGCCGACGCCCCCCGCCTCGCAGCCGAGCCGGACGCCACCGCGATGGACTACGACGAGCGCGAGGGCTTCCGCATCGACTCGCCAGAGGCCTACCCCGCAACGGGCGCCGCTGGCGCCGCGCTCGCGCCCATCCAGCGCTCGCTCCCCGCCGCGCCGCAGACGGCATCGGGCGCGCCCCCGGCCCCGCCTCTCCCGCCCGCGCGGACCGAGGCCCGCCGCGCCTTCCGCGACCGGATGCAGATGCTGAGCCGCCACAAGTGGCTCATCCTCGGCATCTTCCTCGCCACGCTCGGCGCCTTCGCGCTCTACACCGCCCTCGCCCCGCGCGAGTACACGGCGTACAGCCTGCTCCTCATCAACCCCGACGAGGACGCCGAAGTCTCCGCGCAAGAGGATCCCAACCGCGTTCTCAACCAGGCGCTGATCCTGCAAGAGAACCCGCTGATCGCGCGCCAGACTGCTCAGGCCATCCTGGACGAGCCGGGCGCGGAGACGCTGAGCGTCGTCCGCGAGGCCGCTGCGGAGTACGAAGCCCCTGTAGACGCCGCGAATCTGGGGGAGTACCTCCAGCAGGAGATCGTCTCCGTGGGGCCTGCGCGTGAGGAGGTGGACGCGCTCAAGGTGGAGGCCGTCGCGCACGATCCGCGAGAGGCCGCCAAGATCGCGCGGGTCTACACCAACGAGTACCTCGCGATGACGCGGCAGTCCAACCGCGCCGACCTCTCGGAGACACGAGAACTCTTGGAAGGCCAGGTGATGACCCGACAAGGCGAGCTCTCCGAAATCGAGTCCCAGTTGCAGGCGTTCATGACGCGCGAGAACGCCGCCGGCCTGCAGATCCAGACGCAGAACACCGTAAGCCAGATCGGCCAGTTGGAGTCCGGTCTCGACCTCGCGCAGGCCGAGATCAGCCAGCGCAGCGCCACGCTCGCCCAGTTGGAGCGCGAGGCCGCGTCTATCCAGCCCCGTCTGGCCGAAAGCGCCAACACTGGCGCCTCCAACGCGCAGAGCGCAGAGGTGCAAACCGAGATCACCCGCTACGAAGGGCTCCTAGCACAGGCGCTCCGCGCCAACCCGGACCTCCGCGGCGATCCCAACGCGCACCCCGACACCCGCGCGCTCAACCAGCGCATCCAGGGCCTCAAAGCCGAGCAGCGGCGCTTGGCACAGGAGCGGGCCTCTGGCGTCGTGAACTCCAACGGATTGGACCTGTCCAGCTCGGGCTCCAACGGCGCGAGCTACGTCGCCGACCTCCAGCGGCGCATCGCCGACGAGCGCTCGGCGCTCCAGGGCGCCCGCGCCCGCGCGAGCTCGCTCAGCTCCCGCTTGGGCGAAGCCCGTGGCGAGCTTCGCGCCAAGCCGGGCCAAGAGGTCCGCCTGTCGCAACTGGAGCGCCGCCGCGCGATGGCGTCCGAGGCGCTCGTCGAGCTGGAGCGTGAGCTGGCCAAGACGGAGATGGCCGAAGGGACCGAACTGGCCGTTGCCAGCGTGCTCCGCGAGGTGCAGGAGCCGCGCAAGCCCTCCAGCCCGAACGTGCTGCTCAACCTCATTCTCGGCTCGGTTCTCGGCCTTCTGCTCGGTCTCGGCGCCGCCGCGCTCCGCTACACGACGGACAGCCGCATCCACACGCCGGGTGACCTGGAAGGCGCCGGCTTCACGGTCGTCGGCACGGTCCCGGACCTGACGGACCAGCTCCGCAAGGGCCGCAAAACCGTGGACGGCATCCCGGTGCATCCGGGCATGGTGACCATCACGGAAGCGTTCGCGCCAGAGGCCGAGGCGTTCCGACATCTCCACGCCGCGCTCAACGCGGGCGCTGCCTCGCCGCAGGTCGTCCTCGTGGGCGCGCCAGAGGCTGGCGTGGGCAAAAGCCTCGTCGCGGCCAACCTCGCCGCCGCTGGCGCGCAAGCCGGCCGCCGCGTGCTGCTCATCGACGCCGACCTCCGCACGCCCGCCGTGGGCGCGCTTCTGGGACTTGGCGAGAGCCCGGCGCTCGGGACCGGCGGCCAGGACCTCAACGTGGTCTACTGGAGCACGGTCGTGCCCGGCCTGTTCGCCGTGACCGCCCGCGAGACGCCCGACGCCCCCGGCCAAGCCTGGGCGCCCGAGCGCGTCGGCGAGTTGCTGGGCAACCTCCGCCACACGTTCGACCTCATCCTCATCGACACGCCGCCCGCGCTCCGCACCGCCGATGCCGCGCTCCTCGCGCCCTACGCCGACGCCGCGCTGCTCGTGGCCGAGGCCGGCGAGAGCGACATCGACGCCATGAGCCACGTCGCGGGCGAGCTTGCCGGCGCGGGCCTCTCGCGCGTGGGCGCCGTGCTCAACCGGTTCGTGCCGTCTCGCGCCGTGGGTCACAAGAAGACCCAGGGCGCCCGCTTCTCTACCCCCAAGGCCCGCGCGACCCAGCAGCAGGCCGATCCCCACCAGAAGGCTCTCACCGCCTAG
- the queA gene encoding tRNA preQ1(34) S-adenosylmethionine ribosyltransferase-isomerase QueA: MADALAPYDFDLPDALIAQRPAEQRDGSRMLVLHRTSGEIEDRHVTDLPEYLASGDALVFNDTRVMAARLLGHRPTGGKAELFLIERREDGLWRALAKPGRKLREGAEVWLGGESGDAGSGARGLRAEVVGVEDDGKRLVRFTRGGGPLAEAEEREALDEIGQLPLPPYIARPTDRADRERYQTIFARESGAVAAPTAGLHFTDTLLGRLEAGGVGRVHVTLHVGYGTFEPVKAEDLADHRVAAERIAVTPEASGALNRVRAAGGRIVAVGTTSTRTLETSADASGTFYPASGATDLTVTPGYTFTGVDALLTNFHLPKSSLLVLTSTFGGRENVMRAYRHAVAERYRFYSYGDCMLIL, encoded by the coding sequence GTGGCCGACGCCCTCGCGCCCTACGACTTCGACCTCCCCGACGCGCTGATCGCGCAGCGCCCTGCCGAGCAACGCGACGGCTCGCGGATGCTTGTGCTCCACCGCACTTCTGGCGAGATCGAGGACCGCCACGTAACGGATCTGCCGGAGTACCTGGCATCTGGCGACGCGCTCGTGTTCAACGACACGCGCGTGATGGCCGCCCGCCTTCTCGGCCACCGGCCGACCGGCGGCAAGGCCGAGCTGTTCCTCATCGAGCGGCGCGAGGACGGCCTTTGGCGCGCGCTCGCCAAGCCCGGACGCAAGCTCCGCGAAGGCGCCGAGGTCTGGCTCGGGGGGGAGAGCGGAGATGCGGGCTCCGGCGCCAGAGGCCTCCGCGCCGAGGTCGTCGGCGTCGAGGACGACGGCAAGCGGCTCGTCCGGTTCACGCGCGGCGGCGGGCCTCTGGCGGAGGCCGAAGAGCGCGAGGCGCTGGACGAGATCGGGCAGCTACCGCTGCCGCCTTACATCGCGCGGCCAACCGACCGCGCCGACCGCGAGCGCTACCAGACCATTTTCGCGCGCGAAAGCGGCGCCGTCGCCGCGCCCACCGCCGGGCTCCACTTCACTGACACGCTGCTGGGGCGCCTCGAAGCAGGCGGCGTTGGACGCGTGCACGTCACGCTCCACGTCGGCTACGGCACGTTCGAGCCCGTCAAGGCCGAGGACCTCGCCGACCACCGCGTCGCGGCGGAGCGGATCGCCGTCACGCCAGAGGCCTCTGGCGCCCTCAACCGCGTGCGCGCGGCGGGCGGGCGGATCGTCGCCGTGGGCACCACGAGCACGCGCACGCTCGAGACCAGCGCCGACGCCAGCGGCACGTTTTACCCGGCCTCTGGCGCCACGGACCTGACCGTCACGCCCGGCTACACCTTCACCGGCGTGGACGCGCTGCTGACCAACTTCCACCTCCCGAAGTCGTCGCTGCTCGTGCTCACGTCCACGTTCGGCGGGCGCGAGAACGTCATGCGCGCCTACCGCCACGCTGTTGCCGAGCGCTACCGGTTCTACTCCTACGGCGACTGCATGCTGATCCTGTAG
- a CDS encoding acyl-CoA mutase large subunit family protein, translating to MTPDAPTTSSGLDLPAVATAEDLPADLDARLGAPGEYPFTRGVYPEMYRQRLWTMRQYAGFSTAEASNERYHALLGAGARGLSVAFDLPTQIGYDADDPMAEGEVGKVGVSICSLDDMRRLFSGIPLGDVTTSMTINATAPILLALYVAVAKEQGADLSRLGGTIQNDILKEYAARGTYIFPPRPSMRFITDVFAWCGQELPRWNTISISGYHIREAGATAAQELAFTLADGIAYVQAALDAGLDVDAFGKRLSFFFNAHNDFLEEVAKFRAARKMWAQIMRERFGATDPKAQMLRFHTQTGGSTLTAQQPLANVARVTIQALAAVLGGTQSLHTNGYDEALALPTEEAATLALRTQQVIGFESGVTETVDPLAGSFVVEKLTADLEAEATRLIEQVDEMGGAVAAIEEGFYQDAIAQSAYRQQLDIESGEAVVVGVNKFQSDETTTFETMTVPDSIRETQIERLRELRASRDPGLWRDAMDAITAAARSDENLMPRVLTAVEAGATVGEISNALREVWGEFAG from the coding sequence ATGACACCCGACGCTCCCACGACCTCCTCCGGCCTCGATCTCCCCGCCGTCGCCACCGCCGAGGACCTCCCAGCCGATCTCGATGCGCGCCTCGGCGCCCCGGGCGAGTACCCGTTCACGCGCGGGGTCTACCCCGAGATGTACCGCCAGAGGCTCTGGACCATGCGGCAGTACGCGGGCTTCTCCACCGCCGAAGCGTCCAACGAGCGCTACCACGCCCTTCTCGGAGCAGGCGCCAGAGGCCTCTCGGTCGCGTTCGACCTGCCCACGCAGATCGGCTACGACGCCGACGACCCGATGGCCGAGGGCGAGGTCGGAAAGGTGGGCGTGAGCATCTGCTCGCTCGACGACATGCGGCGCCTGTTCAGCGGCATCCCGCTCGGCGACGTGACGACGAGCATGACCATCAACGCGACGGCGCCCATTCTGCTGGCGCTCTACGTCGCCGTCGCGAAGGAGCAAGGCGCGGACCTCTCGCGCCTGGGCGGGACGATCCAGAACGACATCCTGAAGGAGTACGCGGCCCGTGGCACGTACATCTTCCCGCCACGCCCGTCGATGCGCTTTATCACCGACGTGTTCGCGTGGTGCGGCCAAGAGCTCCCGCGGTGGAATACGATCTCGATCTCGGGCTACCACATCCGCGAAGCCGGCGCCACCGCCGCGCAGGAACTGGCGTTCACCCTCGCCGACGGCATCGCGTACGTCCAAGCTGCGCTCGATGCCGGGCTCGACGTGGACGCTTTTGGCAAGCGCCTGAGCTTCTTCTTTAACGCCCACAACGACTTCTTGGAGGAGGTCGCCAAGTTCCGCGCGGCTCGCAAGATGTGGGCGCAGATCATGCGCGAGCGCTTTGGCGCGACGGACCCGAAGGCGCAGATGCTCCGCTTCCACACCCAGACCGGCGGCAGCACGCTCACCGCCCAGCAGCCTCTGGCGAACGTGGCGCGCGTGACCATCCAAGCACTCGCGGCCGTCCTCGGCGGGACTCAGAGCCTCCATACCAACGGCTACGACGAGGCCCTCGCGCTCCCCACCGAAGAGGCCGCCACGCTCGCGCTCCGCACGCAGCAGGTCATCGGCTTCGAGAGCGGCGTGACCGAGACCGTCGATCCTCTGGCGGGCTCGTTCGTCGTCGAGAAGCTGACGGCGGATCTGGAGGCCGAGGCCACGCGGCTCATCGAGCAGGTCGACGAGATGGGCGGCGCCGTCGCGGCTATCGAGGAAGGGTTCTACCAGGACGCCATCGCGCAGAGCGCGTACCGCCAGCAGCTCGACATTGAGAGCGGCGAGGCGGTCGTTGTCGGCGTCAACAAGTTCCAGTCCGACGAGACGACGACGTTCGAGACGATGACCGTCCCGGACTCCATCCGCGAGACGCAGATCGAGCGCCTCCGCGAGCTCCGCGCCTCGCGCGACCCGGGCCTCTGGCGCGACGCGATGGACGCGATCACCGCAGCCGCCCGCTCCGACGAGAACCTCATGCCGCGCGTGCTCACCGCCGTCGAGGCCGGCGCGACGGTCGGCGAGATTTCCAACGCGCTCCGCGAGGTCTGGGGCGAGTTCGCGGGGTAG
- a CDS encoding GNAT family N-acetyltransferase, with translation MQIDASPSSSAGFSLGEVRIERVGISRYAEVQALNRAVFGDDRVIFRLDRTDLTFLVAYHEQTPIGFKVGYGESEPTFYSAKGAILEPYRRRGVARQLLARLMDEARAMDYRRFAYDTFPNKHPGMTVMGLAEGFKVTAAGYNAAYRDYRIRFEKRL, from the coding sequence ATGCAAATCGACGCCTCCCCTAGCTCTTCTGCTGGCTTCTCGCTCGGGGAGGTGCGCATTGAGCGCGTGGGGATCTCGCGGTACGCCGAGGTGCAGGCCTTGAACCGGGCGGTGTTCGGCGACGACCGCGTCATCTTCCGGCTCGACCGGACGGACCTGACGTTTCTCGTGGCCTACCACGAGCAGACGCCCATCGGGTTCAAGGTCGGCTACGGGGAGTCCGAGCCGACGTTTTACAGCGCGAAGGGGGCCATCCTCGAACCCTACAGGCGCAGAGGCGTGGCCCGTCAGCTCCTGGCTCGGCTGATGGACGAGGCCCGCGCGATGGACTACCGCCGGTTCGCCTACGACACGTTCCCCAACAAGCATCCGGGCATGACCGTGATGGGCCTGGCCGAGGGCTTTAAAGTGACCGCGGCCGGGTACAACGCGGCGTACAGGGACTACCGCATCCGCTTCGAGAAGCGCCTGTAG
- a CDS encoding ATP-dependent helicase, translating to MARRFVLPARTPEASAASGALRADLQIDYAAELNPQQLAAATASGGPTLIVAGAGTGKTRTLVYRVAYLVETGVEPDRIALLTFTRRAAREMLVRASGLLDGRCERVRGGTFHAFCVEVLRQHGEAIGLPRRFTILDQADAADVIDLVRTEKGLDSRERRFPKKRSLQRILSSAANRGMSVQEVIEEEHPHYARHADAIAELGDAFQATKRRYGLADYDDLLGLTAQLLATQEAIRKQVSGRLTHVLVDEYQDVNHVQADLVRLLASEHGNVTVVGDDAQSIYRFRGADVGHILAFPERFPGARVLKLEENYRSTQPILTLANHVLEGAREKYEKRLFTRKEGGETPGLVPCPDEEWQSRFVCELVLGTREAGVPLARQAVLFRASWCSYALEAELTRRQIPFVKVGGLKLAEAAHVKDMVAHLRVAENAADAVAWNRALLLLEGVGPRTVRKVLDWIGAQEASGADAYGLAFGADARYADSVRALAALLADLRDGRPLADQVDRLLAYYRPHFERIYDDWGRREPDLDGLADLAARYETRADLLESFALDPVDLSQEDVEGAYRDEPPLVLSTIHSAKGLEFDTVVLIDALDGVLPNEYAVKTQAELDEERRLLYVALTRAERELYVSYPASRWRRGSGGFLTRVSRFLEDTPEALLERVALVEETSGSALPPADARGAIGAGGGKGGETPKRLGP from the coding sequence GTGGCCCGCCGTTTCGTTCTCCCTGCCCGCACGCCAGAGGCCTCCGCTGCCTCAGGCGCGCTACGCGCGGACCTCCAGATCGACTACGCGGCGGAGCTCAACCCCCAGCAGCTTGCCGCCGCGACGGCCTCTGGCGGGCCGACGCTGATCGTCGCGGGCGCGGGGACGGGCAAGACGCGCACGCTGGTCTACCGCGTGGCGTACTTGGTGGAGACGGGTGTGGAGCCGGACCGAATCGCGCTGCTGACCTTCACGCGCCGCGCCGCGCGCGAAATGCTCGTCCGCGCCAGCGGCCTCTTGGACGGCCGCTGCGAGCGCGTGCGCGGGGGCACCTTCCACGCTTTCTGCGTCGAGGTTCTGCGGCAGCACGGCGAGGCCATCGGCTTGCCGCGGCGCTTTACGATCCTAGACCAGGCCGACGCCGCCGACGTGATTGACCTCGTGCGCACCGAAAAGGGACTGGACTCGCGCGAGAGGCGCTTTCCCAAGAAGCGCTCGCTCCAGCGCATCCTCTCCAGCGCCGCCAACCGCGGCATGAGCGTTCAAGAGGTCATCGAAGAGGAGCACCCGCACTACGCCCGCCACGCCGACGCCATCGCGGAGCTTGGCGACGCGTTTCAGGCCACCAAGCGCCGCTACGGACTGGCGGATTACGACGACCTCCTCGGCCTCACCGCGCAACTCCTCGCGACGCAAGAGGCCATCCGAAAGCAGGTCTCGGGCCGCCTCACGCACGTGCTCGTGGACGAGTACCAGGACGTCAACCACGTCCAGGCCGATCTCGTGCGGCTTCTGGCGAGCGAGCACGGCAACGTCACCGTCGTGGGAGACGACGCGCAGAGCATTTACCGCTTCCGCGGCGCCGACGTGGGGCACATCCTCGCGTTTCCCGAGCGCTTCCCCGGCGCGCGCGTGCTCAAGCTGGAGGAGAACTACCGCTCCACGCAGCCCATCCTGACCCTCGCCAACCACGTGCTAGAGGGCGCCCGAGAGAAGTACGAGAAGCGCCTGTTCACCCGCAAGGAAGGCGGCGAGACGCCCGGCCTGGTGCCGTGCCCGGACGAAGAGTGGCAGTCCCGGTTCGTTTGCGAGCTCGTTCTCGGCACGCGAGAGGCGGGGGTGCCTCTGGCGCGGCAGGCGGTCCTATTCCGGGCCTCGTGGTGCTCGTACGCGCTCGAAGCCGAGCTCACGCGGCGCCAGATCCCGTTCGTTAAAGTGGGCGGGCTCAAGCTGGCCGAAGCGGCCCACGTCAAGGACATGGTGGCGCACCTCCGCGTGGCGGAGAACGCGGCGGACGCGGTCGCCTGGAACCGGGCGCTGCTGCTTCTGGAAGGCGTCGGGCCGCGGACGGTCCGCAAGGTGCTGGACTGGATCGGCGCGCAAGAGGCCTCTGGCGCCGACGCGTACGGGCTCGCCTTCGGCGCCGATGCGCGCTACGCCGACTCGGTCCGTGCCCTCGCCGCGCTGCTGGCGGACCTGCGGGACGGACGGCCTCTGGCGGACCAGGTGGACCGCCTTCTCGCGTACTACCGCCCGCACTTCGAGCGGATCTACGACGACTGGGGGCGCCGCGAACCCGATCTGGACGGACTCGCCGACCTCGCCGCGCGCTACGAAACCCGCGCTGATCTCCTGGAATCCTTCGCGCTGGACCCCGTGGACCTCTCGCAAGAGGACGTGGAAGGCGCCTACCGCGACGAGCCCCCGCTCGTGCTTTCTACCATCCACTCCGCCAAAGGCCTGGAGTTCGATACCGTGGTGTTGATCGACGCGCTGGACGGCGTGCTGCCCAACGAGTACGCCGTCAAGACGCAGGCCGAGCTGGACGAGGAGCGGCGCCTCCTCTACGTCGCGCTCACGCGCGCCGAGCGCGAGCTGTACGTCAGCTACCCCGCGAGCCGCTGGCGCCGGGGCTCGGGCGGCTTCCTGACCCGCGTCAGCCGTTTCCTCGAAGACACGCCAGAGGCCCTGCTGGAGCGCGTGGCGCTCGTTGAGGAAACCTCCGGTTCGGCGCTCCCGCCCGCGGACGCGCGAGGCGCAATAGGCGCGGGAGGGGGAAAGGGCGGGGAGACGCCCAAGCGGTTAGGTCCGTGA